A part of Hydrogenobacter sp. T-8 genomic DNA contains:
- a CDS encoding F0F1 ATP synthase subunit delta: MKARPEIIRKVAKLLLEKTQKERQELIKVSQLLEILYRLYKSEKDFRGFVLNPTIPKEKKLAFLKGLRERFGIGQGLDEVLEYILDINAIPSLGEVKRVYDYEVEKLLRLSKALLVLARRVEDQELERIKKVIRDYTGRDYEFEVVEDPELIGGFLLKTSSFVLDASVRRGLEGILRG, encoded by the coding sequence ATGAAGGCACGGCCCGAGATAATAAGAAAGGTGGCAAAACTGCTTTTGGAAAAGACGCAGAAGGAGAGACAAGAACTCATAAAGGTATCACAGCTTTTGGAAATTCTATACAGACTCTACAAGTCAGAAAAGGATTTTAGGGGCTTTGTGCTAAACCCTACAATACCCAAAGAGAAAAAGCTCGCCTTTTTGAAAGGTCTTAGAGAAAGGTTTGGCATAGGGCAGGGCTTGGATGAAGTGCTTGAATACATACTGGACATAAACGCCATTCCCTCCCTTGGTGAGGTAAAAAGGGTTTACGACTACGAGGTGGAAAAACTCCTAAGGCTTAGCAAGGCGTTGCTTGTTCTCGCAAGAAGGGTAGAAGATCAAGAGCTTGAAAGGATAAAAAAGGTAATAAGAGACTATACAGGTAGGGATTACGAGTTTGAAGTTGTAGAAGACCCAGAGCTTATAGGTGGCTTTCTTTTGAAGACTTCCAGCTTTGTGCTTGATGCTTCTGTAAGAAGAGGGCTTGAGGGCATTCTGAGAGGCTAA
- a CDS encoding F0F1 ATP synthase subunit B family protein: protein MSEGHHILELIWKGLNILAFLGIVYYFGKKPISEAFNRYFHGLTEKLIGSEEELSEAQKELKRAKESLQDAQRRYEEQLKISQQTAQTIKEEEQRKAQETAGRIREKAKEVIDIELKKAKEELLRYGAERAYQLSVEVLKERFKDEKVQTAYIEKSLKNLEAKR from the coding sequence ATGAGCGAAGGACACCACATCCTTGAGCTTATATGGAAGGGTCTTAACATCTTGGCTTTTCTTGGTATAGTCTACTACTTTGGGAAAAAACCTATCTCAGAAGCCTTCAATAGATACTTTCATGGTTTGACGGAAAAGCTCATAGGCTCTGAAGAGGAGCTTTCAGAAGCTCAAAAAGAGCTAAAAAGAGCTAAGGAAAGCCTTCAGGATGCACAGAGAAGATATGAAGAACAGCTTAAAATTTCCCAGCAGACCGCACAGACAATAAAGGAAGAAGAGCAAAGAAAAGCACAAGAAACCGCTGGTAGGATAAGGGAGAAGGCAAAGGAAGTGATAGACATAGAGCTAAAGAAGGCAAAGGAAGAGCTACTTCGCTACGGTGCGGAGAGGGCTTATCAGCTCTCTGTGGAGGTTCTAAAGGAAAGGTTTAAGGACGAAAAGGTGCAGACCGCATACATAGAGAAGTCCCTCAAAAATCTGGAGGCGAAAAGATGA
- a CDS encoding ATP synthase F0 subunit B yields MDIQQAMYPNITLFIQAILFLVFTAIIRSILVKPYSQVIEERERLVEENTQEAIKLREEAQRYIQEAQSILEKGRRESNQILEQARKEAEKLRAEILSKVEQETQEEIAKAVEEIRKSLEEEKSKLDERVREIAELITSKVLEEAA; encoded by the coding sequence ATGGATATACAACAAGCTATGTATCCTAACATAACCCTCTTTATTCAGGCAATTCTTTTCCTTGTGTTTACTGCCATAATAAGGAGCATTCTTGTAAAGCCTTACTCTCAGGTAATAGAGGAAAGGGAAAGGCTCGTTGAAGAAAACACACAAGAGGCAATAAAACTTAGGGAAGAAGCTCAGCGGTATATCCAAGAAGCTCAAAGCATCTTAGAAAAGGGAAGAAGGGAATCAAACCAGATACTGGAGCAGGCAAGAAAAGAGGCGGAAAAGCTAAGGGCAGAGATACTCTCAAAGGTGGAGCAAGAAACCCAAGAGGAAATAGCCAAAGCGGTAGAAGAGATAAGAAAAAGCCTTGAGGAAGAAAAGAGCAAACTTGATGAAAGGGTAAGGGAAATAGCAGAGCTAATAACAAGCAAAGTCTTGGAGGAGGCAGCATGA
- a CDS encoding type II toxin-antitoxin system HicB family antitoxin — protein MKLPVVIERDEDGFYVVECPLLRGCYTQGRTLEEALERLKEVINLCLEEAENLEIAKDYNPEELIFSVMESG, from the coding sequence ATGAAACTGCCAGTGGTAATAGAAAGGGATGAGGATGGCTTTTATGTGGTAGAGTGTCCACTGCTTAGGGGATGCTACACACAAGGTAGAACTTTGGAAGAGGCACTTGAAAGACTTAAGGAGGTCATAAACTTGTGCCTTGAGGAGGCAGAAAATCTTGAGATAGCCAAGGATTACAACCCAGAAGAGTTAATTTTCAGTGTAATGGAAAGTGGGTAG
- a CDS encoding type II toxin-antitoxin system HicA family toxin, with translation MGRLTPLPAWKVIKCFEKLGYEVIRQRGSHVRLHHKYRNPLTILYHDEIGVGLLRKLIRDAGITVEHFMKILEEYPLA, from the coding sequence GTGGGTAGGCTAACTCCGCTCCCTGCGTGGAAGGTTATAAAGTGTTTTGAAAAACTTGGCTATGAGGTTATCAGGCAAAGGGGAAGCCATGTGAGGCTACATCACAAATATAGAAACCCATTGACTATCCTTTATCACGATGAAATAGGGGTAGGGCTACTAAGAAAGTTGATAAGAGACGCTGGCATAACAGTAGAACACTTCATGAAGATTCTTGAAGAGTATCCCTTAGCCTAG